The following are from one region of the Populus trichocarpa isolate Nisqually-1 chromosome 8, P.trichocarpa_v4.1, whole genome shotgun sequence genome:
- the LOC7494761 gene encoding carboxyl-terminal-processing peptidase 2, chloroplastic has translation MSMEVVLALSPFPRFCLPNTNLKTTLSSSNSQVLLWRSPLMNVQLNHYYSRKRRGCINGGGASRRSLWPQFSNSYDRCNLKLGKFISRLREFMNSSEKMRKHVSSTLFTRLVVSVLMVSFAVSNSPSWALSEENLLFLEAWRTIDRAYVDKTFNGQSWFRYRENALRNEPMNTREETYTAIRKMLATLDDPFTRFLEPEKFKSLRSGTKSAVTGVGLSIGYPTGSDGSPAGLVVISAAPGGPANKAGIVSGDIILAINDTGTESMGIYEAADRLQGPEGSSVELTIRSGQEIKHLALTREKVSLNPVKSRLCVIPGSGKDSPRIGYIKLTTFNQNASGAIREAINTLRSNNVNAFVLDLRDNSGGLFPEGIEIAKIWLDKGVIVYICDSRGVRDIYDTDGSSAIATSEPLAVLVNKGTASASEILAGALKDNKRAVLFGEPTFGKGKIQSVFQLSDGSGLAVTVARYETPDHTDIDKVGVIPDHPLPRTFPKDEEGFCGCLQDPASTFYVNRGQLFAR, from the exons ATGAGCATGGAGGTTGTCCTTGCTCTCTCTCCATTTCCCCGTTTCTGTCTTCCTAACACCAACCTAAAAACCACTCTCAGCTCCTCAAACTCTCAG GTTCTGTTATGGAGATCCCCGTTAATGAACGTACAGTTAAATCACTACTACAGCAGAAAGCGTAGGGGCTGCATTAATGGTGGCGGAGCTTCTAGGCGCAGCCTTTGGCCTCAGTTTTCGAACAGCTATGATCGATGCAATCTCAAGTTGGGGAAGTTTATTAGCAGGCTCCGAGAGTTTATGAATTCTTcagaaaaaatgagaaaacatGTTTCTTCTACTCTTTTCACCCGGTTGGTTGTTTCAGTGTTGATGGTTTCTTTTGCGGTCAGCAATTCACCCTCTT GGGCTCTGAGCGAAGAAAATCTTCTCTTCTTAGAGGCTTGGAGGACGATTGACCGTGCTTATGTTGACAAAACGTTCAATGGACAAAGTTGGTTTCGGTACAGAGAAAATGCTTTGCGCAATGAACCGATGAACACGCGCGAAGAGACAT ACACGGCTATCAGGAAGATGCTTGCCACACTTGATGATCCTTTCACTCGATTTCTCGAACCTGAGAAGTTCAAGAGTTTGCGG TCTGGAACAAAAAGTGCTGTTACTGGTGTAGGGCTGTCAATAGGCTATCCTACAGGGTCTGATGGATCACCTGCTGGACTTGTTGTCATTTCAGCTGCTCCAGGAGGTCCTGCAAATAAGGCTGGCATTGTATCTGGGGACATTATCTTGGCAATAAATGATACAGGCACAGAAAGCATGGGCATATATGAAGCAGCAGACCGGTTGCa GGGACCTGAAGGAAGTTCAGTAGAATTAACCATTCGCAGTGGGCAAGAAATAAAGCATCTTGCTTTAAC GCGAGAGAAAGTGTCTCTAAATCCAGTGAAGTCAAGACTCTGTGTAATTCCTGGTTCAGGGAAGGATTCCCCCAGGATTGGGTATATTAAACTGACAACATTTAACCAAAATGCTTCAG GTGCTATCAGGGAAGCTATCAATACTTTGAGGAGTAATAATGTTAATGCCTTTGTGTTGGACCTTCGAGATAATAG TGGTGGCTTGTTTCCAGAAGGGATTGAGATCGCCAAGATTTG GTTAGACAAAGGTGTCATTGTGTATATTTGCGATAGTCGTGGGGTTAGAGATATATATGACACGGATGGAAGTAGTGCAATTGCAACTTCAGAACCCCTTGCTGTACTG GTGAACAAGGGAACTGCGAGTGCAAGTGAAATATTAGCCGGTGCATTGAAAGACAATAAGCGTGCTGTTTTATTTGGAGAACCCACATTTGGAAAAGG CAAGATTCAATCAGTTTTTCAGCTATCTGATGGTTCTGGCTTGGCGGTTACTGTTGCTCGTTATGAGACCCCTGATCACACTGATATTGACAAG GTTGGTGTGATTCCAGACCATCCACTTCCTAGAACTTTTCCGAAGGATGAGGAAGGTTTCTGCGGCTGCCTCCAAGACCCTGCATCTACTTTCTACGTGAATAGGGGCCAGCTGTTTGCGAGATAG
- the LOC7494760 gene encoding ammonium transporter 1 member 1 has protein sequence MASMNCSAGDLAQLLGPNVTNSTGAAAFICSQFQIAAGNFNATQFAVDNTYLLFSAYLVFSMQLGFAMLCAGSVRAKNTMNIMLTNVLDAAAGGLFYYLFGFAFAFGTPSNGFIGKHNFGLKAFPSSSFDYSYFLYQWAFAIAAAGITSGSIAERTQFVAYMIYSSFLTGFVYPVVSHWFWSVDGWASATREHGDLLFGSGVIDFAGSGVVHMVGGIAGLWGALIEGPRIGRYHHSGRSIALRGHSASLVVLGTFLLWFGWYGFNPGSFNKILSAYTDAPVYYGQWSAIGRTAVTTTLAGCTAALTTLFCKRILSGHWNVTDVCNGLLGGFAAITAGCSVVEPWAAIVCGFVASLVLIGCNKLAEIFKFDDPLEAAQLHGGCGTWGVIFTALFATEKYVGEVYPKKPGRPYGLFMGGGGNLLAAHLIQVLVIIGWVSATMGPLFFVLHKLKLLRISAEDEMAGMDLTRHGGFAYIYHDDDDESQRPGTFRLGQIEPTNSTTPSANA, from the coding sequence ATGGCTTCCATGAACTGCTCAGCAGGCGATCTAGCCCAGTTACTGGGCCCCAACGTCACTAACTCCACTGGTGCTGCTGCTTTCATCTGCTCCCAATTCCAAATCGCGGCAGGCAATTTCAACGCCACCCAATTTGCCGTGGACAACACATATCTCCTCTTCTCTGCCTACCTTGTGTTCTCCATGCAACTTGGCTTTGCCATGCTTTGTGCAGGCTCCGTACGTGCCAAAAACACCATGAACATCATGCTCACCAACGTTCTTGACGCTGCAGCCGGTGGCCTCTTTTATTACCTCTTTGGCTTTGCTTTTGCCTTTGGGACCCCCTCCAATGGCTTCATTGGTAAACACAACTTTGGTCTTAAGGCTTTcccatcttcttcttttgattacAGTTACTTTCTTTATCAGTGGGCTTTTGCTATAGCGGCTGCTGGGATAACCAGCGGTTCAATAGCTGAAAGAACCCAGTTTGTTGCTTATATGATTTACTCTTCTTTCTTGACTGGGTTCGTTTACCCTGTTGTGTCTCACTGGTTCTGGTCTGTTGATGGATGGGCTAGTGCAACAAGGGAACATGGAGATTTGTTGTTTGGGAGTGGAGTTATTGATTTTGCAGGGTCTGGTGTGGTGCATATGGTGGGTGGGATTGCAGGTCTCTGGGGTGCTCTAATTGAAGGTCCAAGAATCGGGCGTTATCACCATTCAGGCAGGTCTATTGCTTTACGTGGTCACAGTGCTTCCCTTGTGGTTCTTGGCACTTTCTTGCTTTGGTTTGGTTGGTATGGGTTCAATCCTGGGtcatttaataaaatcttgagtGCTTACACTGATGCTCCTGTCTATTATGGTCAATGGAGTGCAATTGGTAGGACTGCCGTTACAACAACTCTGGCTGGTTGCACAGCTGctttgaccactcttttttgtAAGAGAATTCTGTCTGGTCATTGGAATGTTACTGATGTTTGTAATGGTTTGCTTGGTGGGTTTGCTGCTATCACTGCTGGGTGCTCTGTGGTTGAACCATGGGCTGCTATAGTATGCGGCTTTGTTGCTTCTTTGGTGTTGATTGGCTGCAACAAATTGGCTGAGATCTTCAAGTTTGATGATCCATTAGAGGCTGCGCAGTTACACGGTGGATGTGGCACTTGGGGTGTCATTTTCACTGCCTTGTTTGCCACCGAGAAGTATGTGGGGGAGGTTTACCCGAAAAAACCGGGTCGCCCATATGGGTTGTTCATGGGTGGTGGTGGGAATCTCCTGGCTGCTCATTTGATACAAGTTTTGGTGATTATCGGATGGGTTAGTGCTACTATGGGTCCactgttttttgttcttcataAGCTTAAGCTCTTGAGGATCTCAGCTGAAGATGAGATGGCGGGTATGGATCTGACCCGGCATGGTGGGTTTGCTTATATTTACCATGACGATGACGACGAGTCCCAGAGGCCCGGTACCTTCCGGCTGGGGCAAATTGAGCCTACTAATTCTACAACCCCTAGTGCAAATGCGTAA